In Pseudobythopirellula maris, a single window of DNA contains:
- a CDS encoding cytochrome c oxidase subunit 3 yields the protein MSTATLEPAHDAHDEHEHHPSQAHHFEDMEQQFQAGKLGMWLFLAQEVLFFAGLFAAYTVYRYNHPEVFVDAHHHLNTTLGAVNTIVLLASSLAIAWGVRAVMRGDQKTLIATHVFTLGCAALFMGVKTVEYTHKWDEGIYWAGDYSHVEGAHGGHYFHDLLPTLTFTSFGFGALIAVVGYLWIHSKPVRGWLLTSIGVSLFSMGAGIVLAKAMTPLATEAPTHGGGHAAAHSQEGLAEQGHAAEVLDNVGHSTGSPGEIDPLGDAQAAAQGETAEHGDSSGAGALEGPVSDVATGVVSPAAPALMQGVTAGNFFSIYFVMTGVHALHIIAGMIAITWIVCRSAAGEFGPSYYGPVEYVGLYWHIVDLVWIYLFPLLYLIH from the coding sequence ATGTCGACCGCCACTCTCGAACCCGCGCACGACGCTCACGACGAGCACGAGCACCACCCGTCCCAAGCGCACCACTTCGAGGACATGGAGCAGCAGTTCCAGGCCGGCAAGCTCGGCATGTGGCTGTTCCTTGCCCAGGAAGTGCTGTTCTTCGCCGGGTTGTTCGCCGCCTACACGGTGTACCGCTACAACCACCCCGAGGTGTTCGTTGACGCGCACCACCACCTGAACACCACGCTCGGCGCCGTGAACACGATCGTGCTGTTGGCGAGCAGCCTGGCGATCGCCTGGGGCGTGCGGGCCGTGATGCGGGGCGATCAGAAGACGCTGATCGCGACGCACGTCTTCACGCTCGGTTGCGCGGCGCTCTTCATGGGCGTGAAGACCGTCGAGTACACCCACAAGTGGGACGAGGGCATCTACTGGGCCGGTGACTATTCGCACGTCGAAGGCGCCCACGGCGGGCACTACTTCCACGACCTGCTGCCGACGCTCACCTTCACGTCGTTCGGCTTCGGCGCCTTGATCGCCGTGGTCGGTTACCTGTGGATCCACAGCAAACCGGTCCGCGGCTGGCTGCTCACCTCGATCGGGGTGAGCCTGTTCAGCATGGGGGCGGGCATCGTGCTCGCCAAGGCGATGACGCCGCTCGCTACCGAGGCGCCCACGCACGGCGGAGGGCACGCCGCCGCCCACTCGCAAGAAGGGCTCGCCGAACAGGGGCACGCCGCGGAAGTGCTCGACAACGTGGGGCATTCGACCGGGTCGCCCGGCGAGATCGACCCGCTGGGCGACGCCCAGGCCGCTGCCCAGGGGGAGACTGCCGAGCACGGCGACTCCAGCGGAGCGGGCGCGCTCGAGGGCCCTGTTTCCGACGTCGCGACCGGTGTTGTTTCGCCCGCCGCCCCCGCCCTTATGCAGGGCGTCACGGCCGGCAACTTTTTCAGCATCTACTTCGTGATGACCGGGGTGCACGCCCTGCACATCATCGCCGGCATGATCGCCATCACCTGGATCGTCTGCCGCAGCGCGGCGGGCGAATTCGGCCCCTCGTACTACGGCCCGGTCGAGTACGTCGGCCTGTATTGGCACATCGTCGACCTGGTGTGGATCTACCTGTTCCCGCTCTTGTACCTGATTCACTAG
- a CDS encoding quinol:cytochrome C oxidoreductase, which translates to MSAHSVVNEPITEIRKAEAGLAGRAVLPLGIGLVILAVMAFIGLAGDEVMRARFWHAYLLAVVYCTSIGLGGLFFVIAHHLTGGRWGTPIRRLAELTAGTIWLGAIGFLPILVLVNTGHTDLYPWVDRLLVESDPILSGKADYLSPMWFTIRTVAYFAIWLVMVRIFKGLSLKQDTTEPLKSAKRMQLWSGPCMLLLALTLNFTAFDWLMSLEPHWFSTMFGVYFFSGSFGAFLAFAIYLSNRLQDNGVLTQSITTEQYHDLGKLMFAFIFFWGYIAFSQYMLIWYAAIPEETMWYDVRQQGMWLNWSLLLLFGHLFIPFLGTMSSAVRRNRKWIGAWAVWMLVMHWVDQFYIIMPQAQLGRSVDPTCLPAPWMEIGCVVGMALLFKAAALWGAAGKNLLPLQDPRMPIALTYHNH; encoded by the coding sequence ATGTCCGCTCACAGCGTTGTCAACGAGCCGATCACCGAAATCCGCAAGGCCGAAGCGGGCCTTGCCGGCCGGGCGGTGCTGCCGCTAGGGATCGGTTTGGTGATCCTCGCCGTGATGGCCTTCATCGGCTTGGCCGGCGACGAAGTGATGCGGGCCCGTTTCTGGCACGCCTACTTGCTGGCGGTGGTTTACTGCACGTCGATCGGCCTGGGCGGCCTGTTCTTCGTGATCGCCCACCACCTCACGGGCGGCCGCTGGGGCACGCCGATCCGCCGCCTCGCCGAACTCACGGCCGGCACCATCTGGCTGGGCGCCATCGGCTTCTTGCCGATCCTGGTCCTGGTCAACACCGGCCACACCGATCTCTACCCCTGGGTCGACCGCCTGTTGGTCGAGTCCGACCCGATCCTTTCGGGCAAGGCCGACTACCTCTCGCCGATGTGGTTCACCATCCGCACCGTGGCGTACTTCGCCATCTGGCTGGTGATGGTGCGGATCTTCAAGGGGTTGTCGCTCAAGCAAGACACGACCGAGCCGCTGAAGTCCGCCAAGCGGATGCAGCTCTGGAGCGGGCCCTGCATGCTGCTGCTCGCGTTGACGCTCAACTTCACCGCGTTCGACTGGCTGATGTCGCTCGAGCCGCACTGGTTCAGCACGATGTTCGGCGTCTACTTCTTCTCCGGTTCGTTCGGCGCGTTCCTGGCGTTCGCGATCTACCTGTCGAACCGCCTGCAAGACAACGGCGTGCTCACGCAGTCGATCACGACCGAGCAGTACCACGACCTCGGCAAATTGATGTTCGCGTTCATCTTCTTCTGGGGCTACATCGCGTTCAGTCAGTACATGCTGATCTGGTACGCGGCGATCCCCGAAGAGACGATGTGGTACGACGTGCGTCAGCAGGGCATGTGGCTCAACTGGTCGCTGCTGCTGCTGTTCGGGCACTTGTTCATCCCGTTCCTCGGAACGATGTCGTCCGCCGTGCGGCGCAACCGCAAGTGGATCGGCGCCTGGGCCGTTTGGATGCTGGTGATGCACTGGGTCGACCAGTTCTACATCATCATGCCGCAGGCCCAGCTCGGCCGGTCGGTGGACCCCACCTGCCTGCCGGCGCCCTGGATGGAGATCGGCTGCGTCGTCGGCATGGCGCTGCTGTTCAAGGCCGCGGCCCTGTGGGGCGCGGCGGGCAAGAACCTGCTGCCGCTGCAAGACCCGCGCATGCCGATCGCCCTGACCTACCACAACCACTAG
- a CDS encoding SCO family protein, protein MSHSRIIPTLAMLALAACVALPVRAQLIEDLPDEMQGVGVDDKSGDQLPLDLMFRDENGKNVSLRDVFGGERPVLLSLNYSDCPMLCGVQLNALVDTLSEMEWTAGQEFDVVSVSVDPLETTLRAKQTEQKYLNRYGRPGAGAGWRFLTGRQKNIRALADAVGFRYKYIPETKEYSHTAVEIVVTPDGVVSRYLYGVMYDPQTVRLSLVEAADGRVGSPLDRLILFCFHYDETKGRYGPVAKRIMSAGAAMTVFALVVGLTPYWLKRAQAHPAPHDAAATPTDETEAQAPAAGDDR, encoded by the coding sequence ATGTCCCACTCGCGAATCATCCCGACCCTCGCCATGCTCGCCCTTGCGGCGTGTGTTGCGTTGCCGGTTCGCGCGCAGTTGATCGAGGATCTCCCCGACGAGATGCAGGGCGTGGGGGTCGACGACAAGTCGGGCGACCAATTGCCCCTCGACCTGATGTTCCGCGACGAGAACGGCAAGAACGTCTCGCTCCGCGACGTGTTCGGCGGCGAGCGGCCGGTGCTGCTGTCGCTCAACTACTCCGACTGCCCGATGCTCTGTGGAGTGCAGCTCAACGCCCTGGTCGACACGCTCAGCGAGATGGAGTGGACCGCTGGGCAGGAGTTCGACGTGGTCAGCGTGAGCGTCGACCCGCTTGAGACCACGCTCCGCGCGAAGCAGACCGAACAGAAATACCTCAATCGCTACGGCCGCCCCGGCGCGGGCGCCGGCTGGCGATTCCTCACCGGTCGTCAGAAGAACATCAGGGCTTTGGCCGACGCGGTCGGCTTCCGCTACAAGTACATCCCCGAAACCAAAGAGTACTCGCACACGGCGGTCGAGATCGTCGTCACGCCCGACGGCGTGGTGTCGCGTTACCTCTACGGCGTGATGTACGACCCTCAGACCGTGCGGCTCTCGCTGGTCGAGGCGGCCGACGGCCGCGTCGGCTCGCCGCTCGACCGGCTGATCTTGTTCTGCTTCCACTACGACGAGACGAAGGGCCGGTACGGGCCGGTGGCCAAGCGCATCATGAGCGCCGGCGCCGCGATGACCGTGTTCGCGTTGGTCGTGGGGCTCACGCCCTACTGGCTCAAACGCGCCCAGGCTCACCCGGCCCCGCACGACGCGGCCGCCACGCCGACCGATGAGACCGAGGCCCAAGCCCCCGCCGCCGGCGATGACCGTTAG
- the nrfD gene encoding NrfD/PsrC family molybdoenzyme membrane anchor subunit, with protein sequence MASADLAPNTVGAVPEAWVDPPWIEGDNDYRSVTDKICRIAENPRPPIAWFIAFFIAANVAGMFGALIGYLIITGVGVWGNNNPVFWGWPIVNFVFWVGIGHAGTLISAILFLFRQHWRTSINRFAEAMTIFAVVCAGTFPGIHVGRVWFAYWLFPYPDTRLYMWSQFRSPLLWDVFAVGTYATVSLLFWYMGMIPDLATLRDRAIHPIRRFAYGLLSLGWVGSATQWRVYEKAYALLAALATPLVLSVHTIVSFDFAVSQLPGWHTTIFPPYFVAGAVFSGFGMVLTLMIPAREWFGLKDIVTMRHIDCMCKIIIATGSMVGFAYLTEFFVAWYGGNPYEQFCFMNRAFGPNWWAYWTMVTCNVISPQLFWFGFIRRSPIIIFIISIFVNIGMWFERFVIILSLDRDFLPGSWGKFTPTWIDIGMFIGSFGLFFTLFLLFCRFLPIVAMAEVKQVMAHVDGKEDFGH encoded by the coding sequence ATGGCCTCCGCCGACCTAGCCCCGAACACCGTAGGCGCCGTTCCCGAAGCGTGGGTCGACCCGCCGTGGATCGAGGGCGACAACGACTACCGCTCGGTCACCGACAAGATCTGTCGGATCGCCGAGAACCCCCGTCCGCCGATCGCGTGGTTCATCGCCTTCTTCATCGCGGCCAACGTGGCCGGCATGTTCGGCGCGCTGATCGGATACCTGATCATCACGGGCGTCGGCGTGTGGGGCAACAACAACCCCGTCTTCTGGGGCTGGCCGATCGTCAACTTCGTGTTCTGGGTCGGCATCGGCCACGCCGGCACGCTGATCTCCGCGATCTTGTTCCTGTTCCGCCAGCACTGGCGCACCAGCATCAACCGCTTCGCCGAGGCGATGACCATCTTCGCGGTGGTGTGCGCGGGCACGTTCCCCGGCATCCACGTCGGCCGCGTCTGGTTCGCCTACTGGCTGTTCCCCTACCCGGACACGCGGCTCTACATGTGGAGCCAGTTCCGCAGCCCGCTGCTGTGGGACGTGTTCGCCGTCGGCACCTACGCCACGGTGTCGCTGCTGTTCTGGTACATGGGCATGATCCCCGACCTGGCGACGCTCCGCGACCGCGCGATCCACCCGATCCGTCGTTTCGCCTACGGGCTGCTGTCGCTCGGCTGGGTCGGCTCGGCGACCCAGTGGCGCGTTTACGAGAAGGCCTACGCCTTGCTGGCCGCCCTGGCCACGCCGCTCGTGCTGTCGGTCCACACGATCGTGTCGTTCGACTTCGCCGTGAGCCAGCTGCCCGGTTGGCACACCACGATCTTCCCGCCTTACTTCGTGGCGGGCGCCGTGTTCAGCGGGTTCGGCATGGTGCTGACGCTGATGATCCCGGCCCGCGAGTGGTTCGGGCTCAAGGACATCGTGACGATGCGTCACATCGATTGCATGTGCAAGATCATCATCGCCACCGGCTCGATGGTCGGCTTCGCCTACCTCACCGAGTTCTTCGTCGCCTGGTACGGCGGCAACCCCTACGAGCAGTTCTGCTTCATGAACCGCGCGTTCGGTCCGAACTGGTGGGCCTACTGGACGATGGTCACCTGCAACGTGATCTCGCCGCAGTTGTTCTGGTTCGGTTTCATCCGCCGGTCGCCGATCATCATTTTCATCATCTCGATCTTCGTGAACATCGGCATGTGGTTCGAGCGGTTCGTGATCATCCTGTCGCTCGACCGCGACTTCCTGCCAGGCAGCTGGGGCAAGTTCACCCCGACCTGGATCGACATCGGCATGTTCATCGGCAGCTTCGGGCTGTTCTTCACGCTGTTCCTCTTGTTCTGCCGCTTCCTGCCGATCGTGGCGATGGCCGAGGTCAAGCAGGTGATGGCCCACGTCGACGGCAAAGAAGACTTCGGCCACTAA
- a CDS encoding quinol:electron acceptor oxidoreductase subunit ActD — MSTTNHHDPSPEPRTLGLLAEYGSAAALIKAAEQATDAGYRKVEAFAPFAIIGIDEALKAKKSILPWIVLVIGMTGGTIGLCMQLYTNGIEGPWWLSGYDYTISGKPSFSIPAFMPVTFELIILSSAFAAFFGMLIINGLPKLSNPLFRSERFRDATTDGFFLMVEAEDPKYAQAETEAYLKSIGAVGVEAIEEEATGHGVPAPIFMVGAVAMSLALIPPLWLWATSSSTTTLPRVSFFHDMEAQAKYKPQQPASRSLFADGRAMRVAVPGTVARGALKSDLQYFYGVESMENYTANSPGRVRAQLASFAQPEADAPAGDSGSEPAEADPAEADQDTDADQDAANAAPGAGLPPEPPEPDWTNEIPFAQIKKHIGGKFDLNSFIDRGQQRFEIHCAACHGLAGSGDGLVSQRAMSLKQGTWLPPTDLHTQPVIEQPDGKIFHTIGNGIRKMPGYKEHITVEDRWAIVLYVRALQRAWEASADDLPPEELEALSNVN, encoded by the coding sequence ATGAGCACAACGAATCACCACGACCCGTCGCCCGAACCGCGCACCCTCGGCCTGTTGGCCGAGTACGGCAGCGCGGCGGCGCTCATCAAGGCGGCGGAGCAGGCCACCGACGCCGGCTACCGCAAGGTCGAGGCGTTCGCCCCGTTCGCCATCATCGGCATCGACGAGGCGCTCAAGGCCAAGAAGTCGATCCTGCCGTGGATCGTGCTGGTGATCGGCATGACGGGCGGCACGATCGGCCTCTGCATGCAGCTCTACACGAACGGCATCGAGGGCCCGTGGTGGCTCAGCGGTTACGACTACACGATCAGCGGCAAGCCGTCGTTCAGCATCCCGGCCTTCATGCCGGTCACGTTCGAGCTGATCATCCTGTCGAGCGCGTTCGCCGCGTTCTTCGGCATGCTGATCATCAACGGCCTGCCGAAGCTCTCCAACCCGCTGTTCCGCAGCGAGCGGTTCCGCGACGCCACGACCGACGGCTTCTTCTTGATGGTCGAGGCCGAGGACCCGAAGTACGCCCAGGCCGAGACCGAGGCCTACCTCAAGTCGATCGGCGCCGTGGGCGTCGAGGCGATCGAGGAAGAGGCGACCGGCCACGGCGTGCCGGCGCCGATCTTCATGGTGGGCGCCGTGGCGATGTCGCTGGCGTTGATCCCGCCGCTGTGGCTGTGGGCCACCTCGAGCAGCACGACCACCCTGCCCCGCGTGTCGTTCTTCCACGACATGGAGGCGCAGGCCAAGTACAAGCCGCAGCAGCCGGCCTCGCGATCGCTGTTCGCCGACGGCCGCGCGATGCGTGTCGCCGTTCCCGGCACCGTGGCCCGCGGCGCCCTCAAGAGCGACTTGCAGTACTTCTACGGCGTTGAGTCGATGGAGAATTACACCGCCAACAGCCCCGGCCGGGTGAGGGCCCAGCTGGCCAGCTTCGCGCAGCCCGAGGCCGACGCCCCGGCGGGCGACTCCGGCTCCGAGCCAGCAGAGGCCGATCCTGCTGAGGCGGACCAGGACACGGACGCCGACCAAGACGCCGCCAACGCCGCCCCGGGAGCGGGCCTGCCGCCCGAACCGCCCGAGCCCGATTGGACCAACGAGATCCCGTTCGCCCAGATCAAAAAGCACATCGGCGGTAAGTTCGACCTGAATTCGTTCATCGATCGTGGCCAGCAGCGTTTCGAGATCCACTGCGCCGCTTGCCACGGCCTGGCCGGCAGCGGCGACGGGCTCGTGTCGCAGCGGGCGATGTCGCTCAAACAGGGCACCTGGCTCCCGCCGACCGATCTGCACACCCAGCCGGTGATCGAGCAGCCGGACGGCAAGATTTTCCACACAATCGGCAACGGCATCCGCAAGATGCCGGGCTACAAGGAGCACATCACGGTCGAGGACCGTTGGGCGATCGTGCTCTACGTGCGGGCTTTGCAACGGGCCTGGGAGGCCTCGGCCGACGACCTGCCGCCCGAAGAGCTCGAAGCCCTTAGCAACGTGAATTGA
- a CDS encoding cytochrome c oxidase subunit I, translating to MISQSREHTLLETIHNDPSRRVPVPQGPSYLTTPGAESIWDVVKSWAFTLDHKRIGVMYLVGIMTAFLLGGIMAGFVRMELWDGQPNLLGFLANDGEDPVTRAQDGYNQAFTLHGAIMTFLFIIPSIPGALGNIFLPMMLGAKDVAFPRMNLCSFYLWCFGALFFVGALFTTGLDTGWTFYTPYSTSTNTAVIAATMGVFILGFSSIFTGLNFVVTVNTMRPKGMTWFKMPLFLWGIYSTAIIQILATPVLAITLLLLIAERTLGIGVFDPSRGGDPVLYQHFFWFYSHPAVYIMILPGMAIISEVIPVFCRKHIFGYMFIAYSSVAIALLGFLVWGHHMFTSTESPMAAVIFSALTFSVSIPSAIKVFNWTATMYKGSIVLKTPMLYALSFLFLFTIGGLTGLFLGALSVDVHLHDTYFVVAHFHYVMMGGTLIAFLAGLHYWWPKMFGKMYNEFFASIACLLVFVGFNLTFFPQFILGTQGMPRRYAGYEPEFQSLHQMSTTGFVVLGCGLFLCLGVLIHSLLAGKKAPANPWGSGTLEWKACSPPTHHNFETTPWVGDPYVYDDFVYDPEIEGYVEVLPDLARGEVPAGAESEPSEA from the coding sequence ATGATCTCCCAATCTCGCGAGCACACGCTGCTCGAAACCATCCACAACGACCCCAGCCGCCGAGTCCCGGTGCCGCAGGGGCCCAGCTACTTGACCACGCCGGGCGCCGAGTCGATCTGGGACGTCGTCAAGTCGTGGGCCTTCACGCTCGACCACAAGCGGATCGGCGTGATGTACTTGGTCGGCATCATGACGGCCTTCCTGCTCGGCGGGATCATGGCCGGCTTCGTGCGCATGGAGCTGTGGGACGGCCAGCCGAACCTGCTCGGCTTCCTCGCCAACGACGGCGAGGACCCGGTCACGCGCGCCCAAGACGGCTACAACCAGGCGTTCACGCTGCACGGCGCCATCATGACGTTCTTGTTCATTATCCCCAGCATCCCGGGGGCTTTGGGCAACATCTTCCTGCCGATGATGCTGGGGGCGAAGGACGTCGCCTTCCCGCGGATGAACCTCTGCAGCTTCTACCTGTGGTGCTTTGGGGCGTTGTTCTTTGTCGGCGCGTTGTTCACCACAGGGCTCGACACCGGGTGGACGTTCTACACGCCCTACAGCACGAGCACGAACACGGCGGTGATCGCCGCCACCATGGGCGTGTTCATCCTGGGCTTCAGCTCGATCTTCACGGGCCTGAACTTCGTCGTGACCGTCAACACGATGCGCCCGAAGGGGATGACCTGGTTCAAGATGCCGCTGTTCCTGTGGGGCATCTACTCCACGGCGATCATCCAGATCCTCGCCACGCCGGTGCTGGCGATCACGCTGCTGCTGCTCATCGCCGAGCGGACGCTCGGCATCGGTGTGTTCGACCCGTCCCGGGGCGGCGACCCGGTGCTGTACCAGCACTTCTTCTGGTTCTACTCGCACCCGGCCGTGTACATCATGATCCTGCCCGGCATGGCGATCATCAGCGAGGTGATCCCGGTCTTCTGCCGCAAGCACATCTTCGGCTACATGTTCATCGCGTACAGCTCGGTGGCGATCGCCCTGTTGGGCTTCTTGGTGTGGGGCCACCACATGTTCACGAGCACCGAGAGCCCGATGGCCGCGGTGATCTTCAGCGCCCTGACGTTCAGCGTCTCGATCCCGTCGGCGATCAAGGTCTTCAACTGGACCGCGACGATGTACAAGGGCTCGATCGTGCTGAAGACGCCGATGCTCTACGCGTTGTCTTTCTTGTTCCTGTTCACGATCGGCGGCCTGACGGGCCTGTTCCTCGGCGCCTTGTCGGTCGACGTTCACCTGCACGACACCTACTTCGTGGTGGCCCACTTCCACTACGTGATGATGGGCGGCACGCTGATCGCCTTCCTCGCCGGTCTGCACTACTGGTGGCCGAAGATGTTCGGCAAGATGTACAACGAGTTCTTCGCCTCGATCGCCTGCCTGCTGGTGTTCGTCGGGTTCAACCTGACGTTCTTCCCGCAGTTCATCCTCGGCACGCAAGGCATGCCGCGTCGCTACGCCGGCTACGAGCCCGAGTTCCAGTCGCTGCACCAGATGTCGACGACCGGCTTCGTGGTCTTGGGCTGCGGGCTGTTCCTCTGCCTGGGGGTGCTGATCCACTCGCTCCTGGCGGGCAAGAAGGCGCCGGCCAACCCGTGGGGGTCCGGCACGCTGGAGTGGAAGGCCTGCTCGCCGCCCACGCACCACAACTTTGAGACCACGCCGTGGGTCGGCGACCCGTACGTGTACGACGACTTTGTGTACGACCCGGAGATCGAGGGCTACGTCGAGGTGCTGCCCGACCTGGCGCGAGGCGAGGTGCCGGCCGGCGCCGAGTCCGAGCCTTCCGAAGCCTGA
- the coxB gene encoding cytochrome c oxidase subunit II codes for MIENLLNSANSLTATALPLAGFWFREAASENAGDVDFLFNAILWICVFFFVLIVAMMVVFTARYYARPGHSAEHTAHHNNALEATWSIIPLFIVMWIFGAGYWGYMNLRTPPDSAYEVQVIGKKWNWSFVYPNGYIDANLHVPIDEPVKLVMTSDDVIHSVFIPAFRVKMDVVPGRYSKVWFTANKMAPTDDGSGGEDMGGFDLFCTEYCGQQHSSMLAKVIVHESGTFQDWLVEASNWIDKTPPAVAGERLYKERGCAACHSIDGSTKAGPTWKGIYGTEEPLVSGESVTVDENYIRESILNPNAKVRAGFKPVMPSYQGQLKEREIDAIIWYIKSLSGEQAPDAWPDLPAEGEEGGEGEAPTDGEAAATDV; via the coding sequence ATGATCGAAAACTTGCTCAACAGCGCCAACAGCCTGACCGCGACGGCCCTCCCCCTAGCTGGGTTCTGGTTCCGCGAGGCGGCCTCAGAGAACGCCGGCGATGTCGATTTCTTGTTCAACGCGATCCTTTGGATCTGCGTGTTCTTCTTCGTGCTGATTGTCGCGATGATGGTCGTGTTCACGGCGCGCTATTACGCGCGCCCGGGGCACAGCGCCGAGCACACGGCCCACCACAACAACGCGCTCGAGGCCACTTGGTCGATCATCCCGTTGTTCATCGTCATGTGGATTTTCGGCGCTGGCTACTGGGGTTACATGAACCTCCGCACGCCGCCCGACAGCGCCTACGAGGTGCAGGTTATCGGCAAGAAGTGGAACTGGTCGTTCGTTTACCCGAACGGCTACATCGACGCGAACCTGCACGTGCCGATCGACGAGCCCGTGAAGCTCGTGATGACCTCGGACGACGTGATCCACAGCGTGTTCATCCCGGCGTTCCGCGTGAAGATGGACGTCGTGCCGGGCAGGTACAGCAAGGTGTGGTTCACGGCCAACAAGATGGCGCCGACCGACGACGGCTCGGGCGGCGAGGACATGGGCGGCTTCGACCTGTTCTGCACCGAGTACTGCGGCCAGCAGCACTCGTCGATGCTGGCGAAGGTGATCGTCCACGAGTCGGGCACGTTCCAGGATTGGCTCGTCGAGGCCTCGAACTGGATCGACAAGACACCGCCCGCGGTCGCCGGCGAGCGACTCTACAAGGAGCGTGGCTGCGCCGCGTGCCACTCGATCGACGGCTCGACCAAGGCCGGGCCTACCTGGAAGGGCATCTACGGCACGGAAGAGCCGCTCGTCTCGGGCGAGTCGGTCACGGTCGACGAGAACTACATCCGCGAGTCGATCCTCAACCCGAACGCCAAGGTGCGGGCCGGCTTCAAGCCGGTGATGCCGAGCTACCAAGGCCAGCTGAAGGAGCGCGAGATCGACGCGATCATCTGGTACATCAAGAGCCTTAGCGGCGAGCAAGCTCCCGACGCTTGGCCCGACCTGCCCGCCGAGGGCGAAGAAGGCGGAGAGGGCGAAGCTCCGACCGACGGCGAAGCCGCCGCAACCGACGTCTGA